Within the Kineosporia corallincola genome, the region GGTGATGGCGGTTTCGATGTGGGGCCACCAGGTGTTGATGGTGGTGGCCAGGCGGGTCAGTTCCGGGATTCCGGCGTCGGCGCACCAGGTGTAGAAGCGTCGCAGGCGTTGGCCGATCAGGGTCCGGTCGGGGACTGCGCGGGCGGTGCCGGCGGGGACGGTGAGAGCCAGGACCTGGCGCAGGAGGTCTTTGGCGATCCAGGTTTTCAGGATCGTCAGGCCGTCGGCCCCGAGGTCGATGAGGGTGTTCCAGATCTTGGCGAAAGCCTTGGGCGAGAGTGATTCCCGGTTGCGGTTGAGCAGGTTGCGCAGGTCCCATTCGGGGTCGTTCTGACGGCCGCGGCGTCCGCGGCTGGTCATCGTGACGCGCCGGCGCACGTCGGTGAGGGCATCGGTGGCGAGTTTCACGACGTGGAAGCGGTCCACGACGATCCTCGCCTCGGGCAGGTAGCGGCGGATCGCGTTGAGGAAGATGGTGCACATGTCGATCGTGACGAACTGGATCCGGTGGCGCCAGGCCGGGGTCTGGGAGGCCAGCCAGTAGGCCACGTCGTCGCCGGTGCGGCCCTCGACCTGGGCCAGCATCCCGGCCCCGCCGGCGATGTCGGTGAAGCCCACGTGCCAGCGATCAGCGATCGTTCGTGGACGTGAGCATTCAGGATCTGCTCTGAGGGTCGATCCCGTCACCGGTGGTGGCTCAGGCGAAACAGCCCCATTCGTCGATGTTCCCGACCTGTCCTCGGTCACCAGCGCGCCGACCGATGCTACCGCGACAGCCGGACGCCAGCGCGGGCGTCCACGCCGTACCTCGTCGATCCCGAGCACGGTCACTGCCGCCGCCTCGCCGTCCAGGAGCCCCGCCGCGCCGGCCTCGACCCGAACGGCGTTCATCACCGTGGGCCAGGACACCCCGACCTCACGGCCGGCCGCCGAGACACTCGCGCAGACCCCGTCCACCACCAGGTCACCGGCCCGGGCCCTCAACCGCTCGGTGAGCCGGGACCGATGCCCGATCGAGGGCAACGATTCCGTGAAAGAAACCACCGAACAGCCGTTCTCGACGCAGACCCAACGCCGTTTGCGCCACCGCAGGCCCAGGCGCTGCACTCCGAGCCTCACATCCCTCGGCCGGGTGAACACCCAGCCCTTCACCCGCCGCGAGATCACCGCGCACCCGGGACAGGCCGCTGCCAGCTCCTGCGCATCGCTCGAGGTCACCACCTCCACCAACCTCGATCCGTCCGCACCCCGCGTCACCGCAACCATCGTAAGACCCTCCAGCCCCAGCAGTCTCGAGGCATCCCCGGCCTCGTCCCCACGAAATGTCGTATCCTCGTTCAAGCCCGTAGTCGTGTCGTCGTAGTTTGTCTGGAAACAACCACGATCGATCCACGACTACGGGTCCTCACCCGGACACACCGGAACCCGCCCTGCACTACACGGCGTCAACCTGCCGCGCCACCAGCACCCCGGTTAACTTCGAAGAGCCCGCAAACCGGCCGGTGACCCGCACGGTTGCACTTGGCGTCGTCGGCCAGCGCCGGGAACGTGCCCAGGCCGCTGAAGGTAGCGCCAGCCAAGACCAGGAGGACCAGCGCAGCGCCAGTGCATCTGGACGGGTGGGCCAGCCCGGCCTGCGAGAGCGGTGCGTAGAGCGGCGTCCAGCTGAGGGGCAGGGCCAGGGAGTCGAGCGGTTCGCTGGTGCCGTCCGGATCGACCCACACCCGCTTGCCAAGTGCCAGACCCGTGCAGCCGCCCCGGCCATGCAGAAGACGATCTGCGTGGCGTCGGTGCTCTCGGGCTGCAGGTCGCCGTTGAAGGCCAGGGCCTCCACTACGCGCCGCGTCGCTGAGGTGACCAGCCCCTGCCGAGCCGGGTTGTCCTACGGGCCGACCAGGCAGACCCGCAGGTCAAAGGGACGCCCGAGGCGGTTGAACACCTGCCCGACGTCACTTGCCGGGTGATCCTGGCCGACTTCGGGGTCACCTCGATGGCCCAGTCGTGACTGGCCCCGGCTCGCGCCGCGGCCGAACGCGATCTGCTCGTCCCGTTTCAGTGCCGGCGCCTTACAACCGAAAACGTAGCCACCTCGCCCGGACGAAGTCCGGGCGAGGTTTGTACGACCTTTCCAAATCCCTATCACCCTACGGCGGTGCAACTTTCATGTTCATATCTCCCGAGTTCATCCTGAAACACGTACGCCCTTACGACGCCGAGGCGTACGACCTGATCAGCTACGACCCGGACTGGCCGCTGCTGAACTGGCTGCGGGCCCGGCGGGTTCCGGAGGTCTCGATCAGCTTGGCCTTCGACACCTGGCGGATGGTTTCCGGCCTGGAGTACACGGCGCAGACCAGACCGTTGTTTCTGGCCGCCGCCCGAGTGCTCGCCCAGTCCCGCTGGGAGGAGCTGTACGCCGGCTCCCGCTCCACCGTGCTCTTCCTGACCGCGCCGCTCCTGCATCAGCTGAGCTACTTCAGCCACCGCAACCCCGGCCAGGCCTTCGACTTCCGTCCGTACCAGGATATCCCCCTGGCCCTGACCATCGATTTCAGCAACGGCCGGGCCGAAACCCAGCAAGACGTCGCCGGGGCCGCCCTGGCCGCCGACAGCGCCGGTTTCTGCAGCACCTTCACCCGGCTTCTGCCCAAGTAATACATTTCTCACCAAGGAGTTTGTCATGGGATTCACTCCCGCTTTCCTGATCAAGCACGTCCGCCCCTACGACCCGGCCGCCTACACCTTGATCTGCGAAGACGACCGGCCGGAATCGCTGCCTAACTGGCTCCTGGATCAGAAGGTGCCGGCGGCCGCCATCGACCAGTCGTTCCAGTTCTGGAACACCCTGGCGAACACCGTCTACGGGCCGGGCACCTGGAACAGGTTCCTGAACTCGGCCCAGTTGATCTCCGAGGCTCGCTGGTCGAGCCTGGGCCGCACCGGTGGCTCCACCATCCTGTTCCTGAACGCGGCCCAGGTGGCCGAGCTCAGCTGGGCCGGCCAGCAGAACGCCGGTCAGAACCTGGACATCCATCTGACCACGCCAGTCGCGCTGGCGATCACCGTGGACTACGACACCAGGACAGCCGTTCCTCAGACCAACGTTCCCGGCCTCCGGCTCAGGACGAACGAGGACGGACACTTCTTCCACTTCGGAGGCCTGCTGCTCGACTGATCCGGCCCGCACCACCAGATCCCCAGAAGGACGCGGCCCCGGCCGCGTCCTTCTGCTCGTTTGTCACCTCACAGCCGCTGTCAAGACATCTTGACAATCAGCGCCCACGAATTCATCTTTTCGCCGCCCGGCTCGATGAATCTGCTGTCAATCACCTTACGGATCGCCGGCCGCGGCCGTCCGGTCCTCAATTTCAGGAGACAGAAAAAATGCCCGACATTCCCGCCGAGCTCAATTCCCTCGACTTCGGCACCCTCATCGGCGGCCCGCTCATGGCCGTGGTCCAGGCCCAGTCGGTGGCGGCCAAGAACACCGTCGACTTTATCAACTCGGTCGGCTTCACCTCGACTACGGATACCAGCAATAACCCGATCACCGTCCCCCGGACGACCACGTTCACGTTCGAGCGACCGGTGCACATCCCGGACCCCAACCCCGCCAACACCCCTCAGGGTGGCACCGCGCCGGTCATCAGTACCACCGAGAAGGTCACGCTTTCGGTGCCGTTCCTGACCATGGTGCCGATCCCGTACATCCGGATCGAGGAGACCACGGTCGACTTCAACGCCAAGATCACCTCGCTGCAGGCCAGCACCTCCTCCAACCAGACGAACATGTCGGCCAACCTGAACGCGAAGTTCGGCTGGGGACCGGTCTCGGCCTCGCTGAACGCCAGCGTCAGCAACCAGTCGCAGTCCTCGTCGCAGGACCGCACGACGCGCACCTACTCCATGGCGGTGCACGTGCGGGCGGTGCAGGCCGAGGTGCCGGGCGGCACCGAACGCATCCTCAACCTGCTGGAGGAGAGCATCACCGCCAAGTGACGCCGGACCGCGAGCGCCGGCGCGCCTGACAACTGGCTGAACGGGCTGGGCATGTCCGCAGTCCGGATATGCCCAGCCCCACCCAGCCCAGATCCGAAACCACTTGGAGATTCGATGGACGACCCCCTGAACCCCGAACAACCCGCCCCGCCGGAGGACACCCACCGCTTCGAAGACGTTCTGGCGGCCACGGTCTCGAGCCTGGTGCGAGCGCGTCACCTGGCCGACCTGGAATCCATGGCCATCGCCGAGCAATACCGCGACCACCCTCTGCTGAGGAACTTCAGCGTGCCCCGGATGCGGGTGCCGGAGATGCGGGTCGATCTCCCGGTCCTGGTCGACACCGTGACCCACGAACGCCAGATCACCGGGACGGACATCGACCGGATCACGGACGGGGCGGCCCAGCACCTCCAGACCTCCCTGACCGACCCGGTCCCCGAAAACGCCGTCGGTCAAGCCACTTCGGCCCTGGGGCGGTTACTGCGGCAGCACCACGGAAAGGCTGGGCTGTCCGAGACCGAGTGCCACGACCTGGCCCACCGGGCCCGGGCGGTAGTGGCCGAGGCCCTGGCGAGCGTCGCGGACACGGGTGCGGCCGGCACCGGCCCGCAGCCGGCGGTGGACGCGGTGCACCGGTTCGTCCATGACGAGCTGCTGTCCCGCGCCCGGCGAAGCCCCCGGCTCGCCGTCCGGCCCAGAACCACTGCGGTGAAGGAGGAGTCGAACCCGGCCTCGGTCTCCCGGCTGCAACTGGTCATCCGGGAGGAGGGCCTGGAGTGGAACACCACGATGGCCCCCGACGGCAGCACCCAGACCAACCTCATCCACGAATAGGAACAGGAACCCACCATGCGCATGCTTCTGCGCGAGCGAATCGTCAGCCACATCCTGGACCACCCGCAGCGTGACCTCACCGACCCGGCCGGCGACCTGGCCTTCGTCCCCGCGACGTTGGGCTGGCTGGACCAGGTGGCCGACACCCTGCACCAGCTCCGGCAACCGCTCTCCGGCCTGGTCCGCAGCCAGATCACCCTGGTCTCCTCCAGCGCCGCGGCTACGTCGGCCGTGTCCCGCTCGGCCGCTCGTAAGGCCCAGACCGACCGGGCGGTGCGAGCCGTCACCGAGGTGCAGGCCCACCTGGTGGCCCTGGCCCAGAAGCTCGACGAGGAACTCCAGGACTGGACCCAGCGTCTGGCACAACTGCTCACCGTGGTCGTCGCGAACGGCGTCTGCCCGCTGCCGGAGGACCCGTCCGAGGAGAATTGCCGCCGGCTGTGGCGCGACCTCGCCCGGGTCGAGGAAGTGCAGACCGTCCACGCCTACCTGAGCACCGTGGTCCCTCGCGTGGACCTGCTCCAGATTCTTCATGATCTCCTGAAAAATCTTCTGGGTTGGGGAACCTGGGGTCGCTCCCAGCCCGGTTCGGCCGGGACGATCGCGGCCTCGCCGGCCGCATCCCGCTAGCCATCGACGAGAGGACACATCATGCTTTCCCAGAAGGAGCTGGCCAAACTTGCCGAGCACCAGCTCGGCGTGCAGGAGAACCCCCTGGGTTCCAATCATGTCGTCCTGAGGAACGGCGACAACCTGTGGCCGTCCATCGGACTCGGCTGGGCCGACGGCTCCGCCACGAAGACCGGTCAGGCCTGGTGCGGAGCCTTCAACTACTGGCTGGACTGCCACGCCGGGGCCCGGCCCCCGTACTCGGCCCTGACCGCAGTCAGCTGTCACAACCTGGAGGCCTGGGCCCGAAAACACCACTACTGGAGCCAGGACCCGCAGGTCGGGGACATCGTGATCTTCAGCAACGGCCGGCATCAGGGGCGGGTCGTCGATGTCGCCCAGTGGGACCGCGGACGGGGCCACGTCACCACGATCGAGGGCAACTGGGCCAACAAGGTCGTGAAGATGCAGCGCCCCCGGCACGCCCCGGAGAGCATCGACGGCTTCGTCCGGCGCGGGTACCCGGCCACCGCGACCGGGGAAGCCCCCGCCATCCCGGACCGGGCCCGGCACCGCACCCCCTCGGTCCGCCCGGTTCGGCCGGTCAGGCCCTCCCGGGCCGAGCGCTCCGCTGATCCCGCGGTCCGGGCCCGGCGCTCCCTGATCGCCTTC harbors:
- a CDS encoding DUF2589 domain-containing protein, whose translation is MPDIPAELNSLDFGTLIGGPLMAVVQAQSVAAKNTVDFINSVGFTSTTDTSNNPITVPRTTTFTFERPVHIPDPNPANTPQGGTAPVISTTEKVTLSVPFLTMVPIPYIRIEETTVDFNAKITSLQASTSSNQTNMSANLNAKFGWGPVSASLNASVSNQSQSSSQDRTTRTYSMAVHVRAVQAEVPGGTERILNLLEESITAK
- a CDS encoding transposase; translated protein: MVAVTRGADGSRLVEVVTSSDAQELAAACPGCAVISRRVKGWVFTRPRDVRLGVQRLGLRWRKRRWVCVENGCSVVSFTESLPSIGHRSRLTERLRARAGDLVVDGVCASVSAAGREVGVSWPTVMNAVRVEAGAAGLLDGEAAAVTVLGIDEVRRGRPRWRPAVAVASVGALVTEDRSGTSTNGAVSPEPPPVTGSTLRADPECSRPRTIADRWHVGFTDIAGGAGMLAQVEGRTGDDVAYWLASQTPAWRHRIQFVTIDMCTIFLNAIRRYLPEARIVVDRFHVVKLATDALTDVRRRVTMTSRGRRGRQNDPEWDLRNLLNRNRESLSPKAFAKIWNTLIDLGADGLTILKTWIAKDLLRQVLALTVPAGTARAVPDRTLIGQRLRRFYTWCADAGIPELTRLATTINTWWPHIETAITTGLSNAASEGYNRVVKLDARNAYGYRNPDNQRLRTRCATTRQARGCLNPG
- a CDS encoding CHAP domain-containing protein produces the protein MLSQKELAKLAEHQLGVQENPLGSNHVVLRNGDNLWPSIGLGWADGSATKTGQAWCGAFNYWLDCHAGARPPYSALTAVSCHNLEAWARKHHYWSQDPQVGDIVIFSNGRHQGRVVDVAQWDRGRGHVTTIEGNWANKVVKMQRPRHAPESIDGFVRRGYPATATGEAPAIPDRARHRTPSVRPVRPVRPSRAERSADPAVRARRSLIAFLTALAACAGGSQAAGDHSLASILDNPAFLGLFT